The Halanaerobiales bacterium genome includes the window CAATTAATGTTGGATTTTTTCATGGGGGAGATTATGAAGTTTGACCATTAAGAGAATTAACTGCTTCTATGATAAATGCTCCTCACAGTCTTAACAAAAATGATAATTTTGTAAAAGAAACCATATCTGCAGTTGAAAAAGTAACTTCTAAAAAAAAGGAAACAGTAGCTTTTCCAGGATGGAGTGATGCTGGAATCATAAGTAATCATACTCCTGCTAAAAGTATTATTTTAGGACCGGGTAATATTGATCAGGCTCATGCAAATATCCATTATCCCTGCTAATTGGCCAGAAAATGAATTAGTTGGAGATAAAGGAATTATTGAACCTGCTTCTGATGAAGAAACAGCTAAAAAAAGAGAAAAAGAATATGATTGTTATGATTGGTGGTTCTGTCACAAAGAAATATAAAATTTACTTAAAAAAATATTTAAATTATATTTTTATCTTAAGCTTTTTAATAGTAATGCCCTGGAGTATTTAAAACTTCAGGGCATTTTTTATGCATACTCAGTATATATATAAAAATATGCGTATAAATATTATTTATATAGTATAGATAACATTTATTTGAATCTATTTATTATTCATTATAAACTTATGTCACAAAATATTGTGAAATAAATATCTAAATATTAATTTCAGGAGGCAAAAAGTGGAAATAGCGACGAAAAAAGCAAAAAATAATTTTAGCAAAAAAAACAATTTTTTATTGCTGTTATTGGAATGGTTTTATTAGTATTATTAGGTTCATATTTAGCGAATACTGATGTTATGCTATCTATGTATTTAGTTGCTGGTTTATTATTTGGTTATATTCTAACTAGAGCAAGATTTGGTTTTGCCGGGGGAGTTAAAGAACCATATATGACCGGAAACTCAAGTCTTGCAAAAGCGTTATTATTTACTTTTGCAGTTACTATAATTGCAACAGCAGGTGTCCACTGGGGAACAATGGTATTAGATGGTGCTTCAGTTGCGGAAGTTGCAATAAAAGGAGGAGCCCATCCTGCACCAGGTAGTAATGCAGTTAAACCTCTTAATTTAGCAGTTATTACCGGCGGCTTTATCTTTGGTATGGGAATGATAATGGCCGGTGGTTGTGCATCAGGTTCTTTAACTGATGCGGGAGAAGGTGCTGTAAGATCATTTATTGCATTATTTTTCTTTGCTATTGGAGCGGTTTTTGGTCGTGGTGCAAGAGTCATCTTTGATCAATCTGCTTTAGCTGACTTTTCAACAACTGTTTATTTACCAGAAAAAATAGGATATTTAGGGGCAGTTTTACTTTCCTTTTTATTTTTATTGATTTTGTATGTAATAGTTAAAAAATATGAGGCTATGAGAAAAAAAGAAGGAAGTTATCATGAAATTGAATATAGTCCTGATCAGAAATCACTAGATGAATCAAAAGGATTCAGCCTCTTTAGTTATGAAACCTATCATAAATTTTTTGTGGAAAGATGGAATTATATAACAGGTGGTTTATTAATTGCCATAATGTTTATTTTTACAATGAACACCACTGGTACAGATTGGGGAGTTACAGGGGCATATACTTATTGGGGTATAGGAATCTTACAAAATTTAGGTATCAACTTTACTAATAGTTCTATTTATTCTGGAATCGCAGAAACAGTAAATAATGGTTTATTGTATCATGCTGGAACTTTAAGAAATGTTGGAATTATTTTTGGTTCTGCTATTGCAATGTTATTAGCAAGTAAATTCAAATTTGATTATGATTTTAATTTTTATGATGTATCGATTTATGCTTTAGGAGGATTATTAATGGGTTTTGGAGCAAGGTTTGCAAAAGGATGTAATATTGGAGCTTTATATGCAGCAATCAGTAGTTTTTCTCTACATGGCTGGTTTTTCTTAATTGCTCTTTCTTTAGGAGGGATTGTTTCTTTAATGTATTTTGAAGGGAAATTAAATATAGTACCTGACAGAAATAATAAATAACAAAATCAAAAAGAATAAGTCTATTAAAAGGGGCCAATATAAAAATTGGTCCCTTTTTCTATGTCTTTTTTGAAATATTATTAAAATATTTATGATGTTAATAATTATGAATTTAAATTATTTCTAATATTAATTACACATAAAGTATAAATGACTGAAATAAGACTGAAAGTAAATTAGTATCAAAGCTAAAGATGACTTATAGGTGACCGATAAAAGTAAAATTAATGGTATACTTTTTATAGAAAGAGAACATATATATTTTGGAGAAGGAGTAATAAGGGGTGATATAGTGATTAAGAGAATAAAAATCTTAGGTAGTTTTATTTTTTTCATTATCATATTTATTTTATTTTTTTCCTTATCACTATCTGCTCAAAATCCAGGAGT containing:
- a CDS encoding M20/M25/M40 family metallo-hydrolase; its protein translation is MINAPHSLNKNDNFVKETISAVEKVTSKKKETVAFPGWSDAGIISNHTPAKSIILGPGNIDQAHANIHYPC
- a CDS encoding YeeE/YedE family protein translates to MVLLVLLGSYLANTDVMLSMYLVAGLLFGYILTRARFGFAGGVKEPYMTGNSSLAKALLFTFAVTIIATAGVHWGTMVLDGASVAEVAIKGGAHPAPGSNAVKPLNLAVITGGFIFGMGMIMAGGCASGSLTDAGEGAVRSFIALFFFAIGAVFGRGARVIFDQSALADFSTTVYLPEKIGYLGAVLLSFLFLLILYVIVKKYEAMRKKEGSYHEIEYSPDQKSLDESKGFSLFSYETYHKFFVERWNYITGGLLIAIMFIFTMNTTGTDWGVTGAYTYWGIGILQNLGINFTNSSIYSGIAETVNNGLLYHAGTLRNVGIIFGSAIAMLLASKFKFDYDFNFYDVSIYALGGLLMGFGARFAKGCNIGALYAAISSFSLHGWFFLIALSLGGIVSLMYFEGKLNIVPDRNNK